A window of Pseudomonas putida genomic DNA:
GGTGCAGTCGGACAGCCCCACACTGTTGCCGATGCGAACCAGCGAAGGGTCAAGGAACTTGCAGCCTGTATTGACATAGAAGTTGCTGCCTACCGAGTGGAAGTTGCCCCAGCGGGCAAGGTAGGCCCCCCACTCAAGCCCTGACGGCTTGCAGAACCTCCTGTAGAAGGAGCTTCCTCGCCCCGTTGCATGGACATAGTGCGCCACTGCCTTGCGTATCCATCCCTTCATTCTGCCAGCCTCGCAATCAAAGCCATCTGGACTGTCCCTGAGGCGCATCCGGTCTCGTTCTTGTGGTGCTGACCGTCGCGCACTCAACCCATTTACAACATGCATCACGCCATGGCGTCGCTGGCCGCGCTCAGCCTGGCATCGAGGTGGTCGGCCAGGCGTACCGCAAACTGCAGCAGCGGCATGGTCGGATTGGAAGCGCCGCCCGTGGCAAAGATGCTGCTGCCAGCGACATAAAGATTTTCGGTACCAAACACCTTGCAGTTGGTATCGACAACACCGAACTGCGCCGAAGACGCCATGCGCGTGGTACCCATGTGATGGGCATGTGGCGACAACTTCAGCGGTATCGAGGTGTTGTAAACGAAGTCATTGAGCTTGATGAAGCCCAGGTCCATGGCAGCCCACTGCTTGGCCAGTTCGCTACCGATGCACTTGATGGTGTGCCGGTCATCAGCGGTCAGGACCCAGTTGACATTGACCTTGGCCACGCCCAGTGCGTCCCTCTCCTCCAGCAGCGAAATACGGCTGTGCAGGTTGGGAAACTGCTCGATCATGGTGCTGATGACGCCATCACCGGGGCAGTTGAACTTGGCCACGAAGGCGATCTTGCTGGCTACTCCCATGTCGCAGACCAGGTTCTCCAGAAAATGCTTCACCTCGGCAGTACGACCATAGGTTTGCACGTCAGCCAGCACGGCGGCCCTGACGTTGCCCTTGCCTGCCTTGTATTCATCGACGAAAGCATCGGTGGTGTAGTACTCGCGCGGGTCAGGGGCCAGCCTCGAGTTGAGGATAAAGGTGCCAAGGTCAATGTTCAGATGCTCCATGAAGCAACCGCCTACCAGCCCGTCCTTGCTCACTATCCCCGCCGCCGCCAACGACTCGCTGTTGAGCAGTTGCCGGGCATTCTCGATGGCACCTGTAGCGAGTACGAAGTGTCTTGCAACCAGGCGCTGGCGATTGCACTCGTACATCGGAAAGCACGACTGCAGCCAGGTGACCGGAGGCCTGGTCGAACTCCAGGTTCACGCAATTGCAGTTGATGAATACGTCCAGGCCCTGGGTCTGCTCCAGGGCCGTGGCGTACTTCTGCGCAAAGCGCGTTGGCGGGCTCAGCAGAAAGCGGTCCGGCTCGAAGTCTCCGCCGTCCAGGCCATCATTCAACGCATGAAAGTCCGCCCCTGGCGGCAGGTCGACGATATCCATGGCAGCAGGCAGGTAACCTGCGATCTCCGAATAAGGAATGGGCCAGCCAGGCAAGTCGCCAATGGGGGGAACTGCGAAATCCGAAGGGCTGAACGGCCGACAACGGCCGGCCCAATGGTTGGATGTGCCGCCCAGGTAACGCAGGCGAGCTTCCCCGGCATACAGCTCCAGGCCAGTGGATTCACACGCGTACAAGGCTTGCGAGTTCGCCGAGTATTCGCGCCCGCCACCTTCGGCAAGCAGGACGCTCCAGCCGGCGCCGGCCAGGCGCAGGCCCAGGGTGATACCGGCCGGGCCGGCGCCGATGATGCAGACATCGTAACTGTCGCGCAGCGCCTTCTGCTGCTGATAGTCCCTGATCATGCGTGCTCGTTCCGGAAGTAACGGGACGGCAGTACCCAGCCGTTGATCACCACGAACCCAGGCCTGCCGGCAGGTTGACTGGCGACGGCTGACGTAGCCGCAAACACCACACCACCTACACCCAGCAAGACACAACTCTGGAGAAAACCCCTACGACCCAATTGCGCAGTACAAAACGTAAGCTTCCCCATGATCCAGTGACCTGCACCTTGAAAAGTTTTACCCGACAAGCCGAACTACAGCCAGTTGAAAAAGGCTGTCAGCAGCGCCCCGCAAAGCGCCCCGACCAGTAGCATCGGCAGTACCACCAGCTCGCGCCTCAGGCTGAACATATCCAGCTTGCGATTCACGTACACGATCAGCACAAGAGTTGGCACGGTATGCAGGGCAACCCCCCAGATCGCCCAGTCAACGCCACCGATCGCCAGCAACAGTGGCAGCCCCCCCCACAACGAGACCAGGCGGATGATGTTATCCATGGCCTGGTATCTGGTCAGGCCCAGGGCAATCCACACCTGATGAGCCAAGGTATAGCGCAATGTGAGGAACGACAGCGAAAGAATGGCCATCATCGGGCCGGCTTCACGGTAGCGATCGTCGTACAGCCAACCGATCAGCAACGGGCTGGCGGTCAGGAAACCGCCACAGATGAACAGCACCAGCAGGTCGACCAGCAGACGGAAGCGGTAATACAGCGCCTTGAGGCGCTCCGTGTCATCGGCCCGTGCCGCTTCGCTGAAGGCGGGCAACGCCACTGCGCCGAAAATCTTCATCAGCGCTGTCTGCACGGCACCCAGGATCAACACGGCAATCGAATACACACCCAATTGTGCCGCCGTCATACTGGCGCCAAACCACATGCGGTCACCGTACATGGCCAGCACGCCGACCATCGACGACAATCAGGATCCAGCGGCCGAACACGATCAGTTCGGTCAGCGCGCTGCGGTCCCACTGCAGGCGGTTGTCATGCCCCTCCAGAGCGGTATGACCGAGGATGGTCCAGACCACGGCAGACACCAGGCCGGCGATCACCAGTGCCCACACCGAGTGGGTCAGGTAGCCCAGCACCAGCATCGCCACCAGGCCAACCGCCTGCGAGGCCAGGTCCACCAACACTACGCGCTTCTGTTGGAAAGTCCGTACCGCGACATCTATCTTGGTGGACTGGAAGCCCCAGACCACAGCGGACAGCCCGGTTGCCGCCAGCACCATCGGCAACACCGGTGCGGCATAGGTGGAGTCCGCCGGCCACAGTTCGGTGAGCTGGGCGAACCAGGCCCCCAAGGCCAGAAGCAGGGTCAGGACGAACAGCACGAAGCCGCGGATGATCTGCACGGTCCATGCGGTATTGAGAAAATCCGGGTCGTCACCGCGCTTGCTCTGAATGATGTTCTGGCGCAGGCCGACATCGGACAATAAATGCAGGAGTACCGAAACGGTGGTAGCGATGACCATCACGCCGAACATTTCTGGCAGCAGCAAGCGGGCCATGACCAGGTTGCCGCCAAGGCGCATCACCTGTGACGCCACTTGCGCAACCAGGTTCCAGGACCCGGCCCTCAGGGCCCGCTCGCGCAGGCCCGCAGTGGCAGACACATCAATCGACGGCATGACATCAATCTCTGACTGACTGGCTAAAAGGTCACTATAGTTTCAATCAGCCACGACGCTAGCCGTTGCCCACCGATGCAAAGGTGCACATAGCCAATGCCTGAACATTTTCGTGCGTTGATCGTCATCCTGTTTCTGGCGAGCGTGGTCTTCCTGCTGGCGCGGCGGCCTGCCAGCGACCTGATCCCGCTGGCTGACTTCAAGCGCCGGCGCAACCTGTGGTTCCTGCTTACCCTGCTGGCCTTCTTTTCGCATAGCTTCTGGCTGTACCTGGGTGCTGGCGCCGTCATCCTGTACATCGCAGGGCGTCGCGAACACAACCCCATGGCGCTGTTCTACATGCTGCTGTTCCTGATCCCGCCGGCTTCGGTGCAGGTTCCCGGGTTTGGCGTGGTCAATTATCTGGTCGACCTCAACCATATCCGCCTGCTGACCCTGTGCGTGCTGTTGCCGGCGGCACTGGCCCTGCGCCGGCAAGCCGACACCCTGCGCTTCGGCCGCACCTGGCCCGACAGGCTGTTGGCGGCCGGCCTGCTGCTGATGAGCGTGCTGTACCTGCGCGAGACCACCCTGACCGACACCCTGCGCCAGACGCTGTACCTGTGTGTCGATGTGTTCCTGCCGTATTACGTGGCCAGCCGTGGCCTGCGCCAGATCAGCGAGTTCAAGGACACCCTGCTGGCGTTCGTGCTTGCCGCCTTCGTTCTGGCCCTGATCGGCGTGGCCGAGTACGTGCGCCACTGGCTGCTGTACAGCGCCCTGGTTGACGCCATGGGTGTGCCGTGGAGCATGTCGGGCTACCTGAGCCGTGGCGGTTCGCTGCGCGCCAGCGTCACCACCGGGCAGGCGATTGCCCTGGGCTATGTTATGAGCGTGGCCATCGGCCTGTTCCTGTTTGTCCAGGGTTATGTGCGCCGCCCCCGGCAGCGGGTGCTGGGCGCCCTGCTGCTGGCCGCCGGGCTGTTCGCGCCACTGTCCCGTGGCCCGTGGATCGGCGCTGTGGTCATCGTGGTGGTGTTCATCGCCCTGGGCAAGGGGGCGGTCAGGCGCCTGGCGCTGCTTGCCGCGGCCGGCATGCTGGCCCTGCCCTTGCTGACCATCGTGCCCGGTGGCGAAAAGGTACTGGACCTGCTGCCGTTCATTGGCAGCCTCGAGAAAGAGAACATCACCTACCGCGAACGGCTGATGGACAACGCGTGGATCGTCATCCAGCGCAACCCGCTGTTTGGCTCGTTCGACTTCCGCAACACCCCGGAAATGCAATCGATGATTCAGGGTGAAGGCATCATCGACATCGTCAACACCTACATCAACCTGGCGCTGCGGGTCGGGCTGGTCGGGCTTGGGCTGTTCGTGGCGTTCTTCGCCACCGTACTGCACGGCATTCGCAAGGCCATGCTCGGCTTCCCCGACAAGGATGACGAGCGACGCCAGCTCGGCCGGGTATTGCTGGCGACACTGCTCGGCATCCTGGTGATCATTTTCACCGTCAGCAGCATCACCTTCATTCCGGTGGTGTACTGGTCTGTCGCCGGGCTGGGCGTGGCCTACATCCAGATGGTCCGCAGCCTGCACGACAGCCAGGCGATCGCGCTGGCCGACCCCGGCCTTCAACCCAGGTAACGCCAATGAACGTGCTTACCCTACGCTGCCCGATTATTCAACCTCTGCTGCGGGTAACGGCCATTGCCGGCCTGGTCTTGCTGCCGCTCACCGGCTGGGCATCGGCGTGGCAAGTCAGCGTCGATGAACAGAATGGCCTGCCCATGGTGACCCACGGTGGTGGGCCGGTGATGAAAGCCAAGTTCGACTTCTGGGCAGCCAACTGGAGCTGGACTGGCTTCTCCACCACGTTCAAGGTCAATGGCCCCTACCACTACACGCTGCAGGGCCAGAACAAGGCGCTGGACTTCGACCTGGAGGCGGATATCCGCAAGGAGCAGGCACAAACCCTGAGCTGGGCCTTCGACCTTGACGCGCACAGCCGCCAGGCCGGGGTGATGGGCGGCGGCATGGTGTTCCAGTTCGACCCGGCGCAAATTGCCGGGGAAATGGGCGCCCCGCAGTTGCTGCCCGGCAACCGTGGCTGGTCGTGGGGCAAGGCAGGCCTGGGCCGGCGCGTCGAAATGCGCTTCGACCCGCCGCTGGCCAAGGTGTATTTCGAGCGCGGCAACCCGTCCGAACTGCGTGCGTTCATCTACAGCGACCCGATCAATGCCGGCCGGCAACAGATCAAGGCGGTGCTCAACGTCACCGGCGACATCGACCTGGGGCCCACGCCCAGCGAACGCTTCGGCCTGGTCGACCCGGCCGGTTGGCCGGACGATCAACTGGACTGGCGTACCTCGCCAGTGGACCTGTCATTCCTCAATGCCGCAGAAAAACCCGCCGGCAAGCGTGGTTTCGTCAAGGCTGTCGGCGAACAGCTGATGTTCGAGGACAACACCCCGGTGCGCTTCTGGGGCACCAACCTGTCCGCCTATTCGCTGTTCAAGAGCCCCGACGAAGAAATCCGCCAACAGGCCAAGCGCCTGTCCGCTCTGGGCTTCAACCTGGTGCGTCTGCACCACCACGACTCGCCCTGGGTGAGCCCGAACGTGTTTGGCGACGGCACCCTGGTGCGCGATACCCGGCAGCTCAGTGCCGAATCGCTGCGCAAGCTCGACCTGTGGATCAAGGCACTCAAGGACGAAGGCATCTATATCTGGCTGGACATGCACGTGCAGCGAGCGCTTACCGCCAATGCTGACATTGACGATTTCCAGGAACTGGCCAAGGGCGAGAACCAGGTTGACCTCAAAGGTTATGCCTATGTGAACCGAAGTATCCAACAGGCGATGAAACGCTTTGCCGAGCAGTACCTGACCCATGTGAACGAATACACCGGCATGGCCTACAAGGACGACCCGGCGATTGCTGCAGTGCTGATCACCAACGAGAACGACCTTACCCAGCATTATGGCAATGCCCTGATGCCGAACAAGGATGTACCGCGCCACAGCGAACGCTATATGGATGCGGCCAAAGCTTTTGCCAAACAATATGACCTGCCCACCGACCTCACCTGGCGCGCCTGGGAGCATGGGCCTTCGAAGCTGTTCCTCAATGACCTGGAACAGCGCTTCAACGCCGACATGATCGCCCACCTGCGCGGCCTTGGCGTGAAAGTGCCGATCGCCACCACCAGTACCTGGGGTGGCAATGGCCTGAGCGCACTGCCAGCGCTGACCGCAGGCGATGTTATCGACGCCCATGCCTACGGTGCCAATGGCCAACTGGAGAAGAACCCGCTGACCAGCGACAGCATGCTCGACTGGCTCGCCGCTGCCCAGGTGGTCGGCAAACCGCTGACCGTCACCGAGTGGAACGCCGAGCCATTCCCACTGCCCGACCGCCACTCATTGCCGCTGTATGTGGCCGGCACCGCCGCCCACCAGGGCTGGGACGCCATGATGCAGTATGCCTACAGCCAGCAGGCCTTCAACCCGGGCTGGCGCACGGCGGATAACTGGCACGCGTACAACGACCCGGCGATGATCGCCACCCTGCCCGCTGCCGCCCTGCTCTATCGCCGAGCGGATGTGAAGCCGGCCACTACCCGCTACGTGTTCGCGCCGACGCCCGCCACCCTGTACAACCAGGAGATCACCCCGCGCAACTCGCCGCTGCTGCGCACGGCCATGGAAAAGGGCCAGCTGCAGATCGCCCTGCCGCAGACGCCGGAATTGCCCTGGCTGAAACCGGCCGCCATCCCTGCCGACGCGCAGGTGCTGCAGGACCCGGGGCAGTCCTTGCTGCCAGCCGACGCCACGGAGGCGGTCAGCGACACGGGCGAACTCAAGCGCAACTGGCAACAGGGCGTCTACACCATCGACACAACGCTGACCCAGGCCGCCACCGGATGGCTGGGCGGTCGCTCGATCAGCCTCGGCGCGATCCAGGTGCAAGCACAAACGCCGTATGCCAGCGTCGTGGTGCAAAGCCTGGACGGCAAACCCTTGGGCCAGTCGCGCGAACTGCTGCTGTCGGTGGGCACCCGTGCCGTGCCCAAGGCCGACGACAAGACCCCTTTCAACGTCGAGCCGCTTGCCGGCACCTTGAGCATCAAGGCGCCTGCTGGCCTGAAACTGTTCGCGCGGGACGCACAGGCGCAGTTGAAACCGTTGCCGATGGCTTACCAGAATGGACGCTACAACATCACCTTCGACGGCAAGTACATGTCCAATTGGCTGTTCTTGAAATAGGGGATATGGCCATCTACCCTCACAACAGACCGGTAGCTGAAAAGCGCGGCTGTACAACAGCAGAGTCCAGGAGGCATGGATGAAGTTTCTGGTTGTCGGTGGCGCAGGCTACATAGGCTCGCATATGGTCAGGCACTTGCTTGCTGCGGGCCATGAGGTGGTGGTGGCGGACCTGGTCTCGCCCGGCCCCGGCGTCCAGTGGGCAAAGCTGGACATCGCCGACGAACCCGCCCTGGATGTGCTGTTTGGTGTTTGCCGTTTCGATGCCGTGTTCCACTTTGCCTCGTTCATCCAGGTGGGCGAGTCGGTCAGCGTGCCCGGCAAGTACTACCAGAACAACGTCGCGGCCACCCTTGCCCTGCTGCAGGCCATGGTAAATGCCGGTATCCGGTACCTGGTGTTTTCTTCCAGTGCTGCCGTCTACGGCAACCCGCAGTATGTGCCGATCGACGAAGCGCATGCCAAGGGGCCGATCAACCCGTACGGGCTGAGCAAATGGATGGTCGAGCAGATTCTCGAGGACTTCGACCGGGCTTACGGTTTGAAGTCGGTGTGCCTGCGCTACTTCAATGCAGCGGGTGCTGACCCGGAAGGCCGGTTGGGGGAGCGCCATGACCCGGAAACCCACCTGATCCCGTTGATCCTGCAAGCCGCGTCGGGCCGGCGTGAGTCGGTGACGGTGTTCGGCCGTGACTACGACACGCCGGACGGTACCTGCATCCGCGACTATGTGCATGTGGCCGACCTGGCAGCGGCACATGCGTTGGCAGTGGACTATTTGCTGGCAGGTGGCGAACGCACTGCGTTCAACCTGGGCAATGGCCTGGGCTTTTCGGTGCAGCAGGTGATCGATACGGCGCGGGCGGTGACCGGGCGGCAAATCAATGCCCTGGACGCGCCGCGCCGGGCCGGCGACCCGCCACGGCTGGTGGCGGATGCAAGCAAGGCACTGCAGGTGCTGGGCTGGCGGCCGGAATTTGCCTCACTGGAGCAAATTGTGCGGCATGCGTGGCAGTGGGAGTTGCAGTACCCCTGGGCCACGCGGCAGACCTGAGGTTTGAAAGGCGCTGCGATTCCCTGTGGGAGCGGGCGCGCCCGCGAACACCGGTGCAACCGGTGCCATTCACCGCGTCGCCTGCTTCGCGGGCATGCCCGCTCCCACAAGGGCCCCGTCAGCTGAAGGAATACGCCATACCTGTGGGAGCGGCCTAGTAATATGTCCGCGGCTGCTCGTCGGCCTTGTTCAATACCGTCCCGACCAGGTTCACCCTGGCCAGGTGATGCAGGCAATCCTCGATTTCTTTCTTGTTGTTCATACCGTTGGCCACCACCAGCAGCACACAGTCGAACTTGGGTATCACGGTGATCGCATCGTCAGAGCTGAGCAGCGGCGGCAAATCGAAAATACAGATGCGAGACTCGTAGCGGTTGCGCAGTTCGCTGATCAGGTTGCTCACTTTGGGCGACGACAGCATTTCGGTAGACAACGGTACCGGTACCCGCGTCGGCAGCACCACAAACCGAGGCAAGCTCGGGTTGACCAGGCCAATCCTGCAGTTGCGCCTCGTCCGACAGAAACTCGTTCAGCGCCTGGTCCATGGGCAGGCCCAGGGTGCTGCCGACCTTGGGCCGACGCAGGTCGAAGTCCACCAGCAACGCGGTCTTGGTGGTGTGGTGGGCGATGCTCATGGCCAGGTTGACCGCCAGCACCGTCTTGCCCGCTTCAGGGGTTGGCGAGGTGATGGCCAGCGTTCGCCAGCCATTTTCATCCATGGTCCTGAGCACCTGCGTGCGCAGCAGGTCGATCGGCCCGTTCATGTGGGAGTTCTTGTTGTAGGCGACGATGCGGTGACGTTCCAGGTGCTCGGCGCGCAGCGGCACCACCTTGGTGTTCACATAATCGAACTGGCCAGGCACTTCCGTCAGCGCCGTGCCAGGAGCAGGTGACAAGGCCTGCGGGGTACCCGGGGTAACCGGGTGAAGATTGTTGCCAACAGCCGGCTTGGTCCTGTCCATCACTGCTTCCCTATGCAAACCGAGACATGACTTTGATCAACAGCACATCCAGTGGCATGTAGAACACGTGCACCAGCACTACCATGATAGCCGCCAGCGCCAGCGCCGCCAGGATCAGCCAGTTGCGCCAACGCTTGCGCCTGGCCACATCTGCCTTGGTATCGATATAAGGCAGCGCCACCAGCACCCGCCTGCCCAGCAGGTTTTCCAGGGCCCCGACGCCGCGAATACGCTGATTGAACATTTCCAGCAGCATCACCAGCGCACCGCCACCTGCCGGTGCCAGCACCAGGCCCAGCGCGGCGATTTTCTTGCGGTTGGGCTTGATCGGTTTCTCCGGCAACAGCGGTGGTTCCAGCAGTACGAAACGCTCGGCCTTGTTTTCCTGTTCCAGGCTTTCGGTAATCTTCGCGCCCATTTCCTTGGCGCGGATTTCCTCGTACTTCTTGCGCGCGTTGTCGTGGTCACGCATCAGGGTCACCAGGCCACGCTCCACCTGCGGCGCCTCGAGGATTTCGGCCTCGTAGCCTTCCATCTTGCGGGTCAACTCGCGCTTCTGCT
This region includes:
- a CDS encoding O-antigen ligase family protein; this translates as MPEHFRALIVILFLASVVFLLARRPASDLIPLADFKRRRNLWFLLTLLAFFSHSFWLYLGAGAVILYIAGRREHNPMALFYMLLFLIPPASVQVPGFGVVNYLVDLNHIRLLTLCVLLPAALALRRQADTLRFGRTWPDRLLAAGLLLMSVLYLRETTLTDTLRQTLYLCVDVFLPYYVASRGLRQISEFKDTLLAFVLAAFVLALIGVAEYVRHWLLYSALVDAMGVPWSMSGYLSRGGSLRASVTTGQAIALGYVMSVAIGLFLFVQGYVRRPRQRVLGALLLAAGLFAPLSRGPWIGAVVIVVVFIALGKGAVRRLALLAAAGMLALPLLTIVPGGEKVLDLLPFIGSLEKENITYRERLMDNAWIVIQRNPLFGSFDFRNTPEMQSMIQGEGIIDIVNTYINLALRVGLVGLGLFVAFFATVLHGIRKAMLGFPDKDDERRQLGRVLLATLLGILVIIFTVSSITFIPVVYWSVAGLGVAYIQMVRSLHDSQAIALADPGLQPR
- a CDS encoding cellulase family glycosylhydrolase; this translates as MNVLTLRCPIIQPLLRVTAIAGLVLLPLTGWASAWQVSVDEQNGLPMVTHGGGPVMKAKFDFWAANWSWTGFSTTFKVNGPYHYTLQGQNKALDFDLEADIRKEQAQTLSWAFDLDAHSRQAGVMGGGMVFQFDPAQIAGEMGAPQLLPGNRGWSWGKAGLGRRVEMRFDPPLAKVYFERGNPSELRAFIYSDPINAGRQQIKAVLNVTGDIDLGPTPSERFGLVDPAGWPDDQLDWRTSPVDLSFLNAAEKPAGKRGFVKAVGEQLMFEDNTPVRFWGTNLSAYSLFKSPDEEIRQQAKRLSALGFNLVRLHHHDSPWVSPNVFGDGTLVRDTRQLSAESLRKLDLWIKALKDEGIYIWLDMHVQRALTANADIDDFQELAKGENQVDLKGYAYVNRSIQQAMKRFAEQYLTHVNEYTGMAYKDDPAIAAVLITNENDLTQHYGNALMPNKDVPRHSERYMDAAKAFAKQYDLPTDLTWRAWEHGPSKLFLNDLEQRFNADMIAHLRGLGVKVPIATTSTWGGNGLSALPALTAGDVIDAHAYGANGQLEKNPLTSDSMLDWLAAAQVVGKPLTVTEWNAEPFPLPDRHSLPLYVAGTAAHQGWDAMMQYAYSQQAFNPGWRTADNWHAYNDPAMIATLPAAALLYRRADVKPATTRYVFAPTPATLYNQEITPRNSPLLRTAMEKGQLQIALPQTPELPWLKPAAIPADAQVLQDPGQSLLPADATEAVSDTGELKRNWQQGVYTIDTTLTQAATGWLGGRSISLGAIQVQAQTPYASVVVQSLDGKPLGQSRELLLSVGTRAVPKADDKTPFNVEPLAGTLSIKAPAGLKLFARDAQAQLKPLPMAYQNGRYNITFDGKYMSNWLFLK
- the galE gene encoding UDP-glucose 4-epimerase GalE — protein: MKFLVVGGAGYIGSHMVRHLLAAGHEVVVADLVSPGPGVQWAKLDIADEPALDVLFGVCRFDAVFHFASFIQVGESVSVPGKYYQNNVAATLALLQAMVNAGIRYLVFSSSAAVYGNPQYVPIDEAHAKGPINPYGLSKWMVEQILEDFDRAYGLKSVCLRYFNAAGADPEGRLGERHDPETHLIPLILQAASGRRESVTVFGRDYDTPDGTCIRDYVHVADLAAAHALAVDYLLAGGERTAFNLGNGLGFSVQQVIDTARAVTGRQINALDAPRRAGDPPRLVADASKALQVLGWRPEFASLEQIVRHAWQWELQYPWATRQT